DNA from Chloroherpetonaceae bacterium:
CAACATCCTTAATTCGCCCAACTTGGGTGCGGCTGTTTTGAATCATTCGAAGTGCTTTTTGTAACTCAGCACCCTCAATTGACTCTATATCTAATCTATTGGCCAAAAGCTCCAAATATCCTGAAATTACCGAGAGTGGATTATTAATTTCGTGTGCGAAAGTGACAGCCGTTTGAGTAAGTATCTTCAGCCGTTCATACTCCTGTTGCTTTTCTTTTAATCGATAAATTCTTGAACCCACCCACACTCTTAAAGCCAATTCATTCATATTAATTGGTTTTTCAAGGTAATCATCCACACCTGCATTAAACGCATGCGTGCGACTTGCGATTCCTTCCTGTCCGGTAATCATGATAAAATAGGTAGCAAGAAAATTGGGGTTGGCACGAAGTGTTTTACAAAAATCGATGCCGCTTTTATGTGGTAGATTCCAATCACAAATGACGATAGGGAAGGTTGACTTTTCGATTTCTAATTCGGCAAGTTCTATTGAAACAGCCGTGACCACGTCGCAGCGATGCCGCTTTAAAATTTCCGATACGATACGTAACGAATTGACATCATCATCAACAATCAAAACCTTTGCGCCAATATTCGAAAGGGAAAAAGTGTCTTCAAATATCACGTGTTCAAAATTGAAGTGTTAAAGAAAAAAGCAAATCAAATAGACGAGTTAATCGATTAAATGCAAAATATACTAATAACGACTTAAATCACTTCATTGACATTACGTTTTTCAAGTGCTTTGCTAACGGCGGCGTTCATAACTAATCCAGCAAAATTTGTGGTCAGTTGATTGGTTTTTTCAGTTTGGTCGGTGATTAAATTTCGGTCAGCACTTTGTAGTGCACTTTTTAAGTTTGAGATTGCTTGGCGAATTTCGGACTGTTCATTTTCAGGTAAGGTATTGAAGAGTGAAAGGTTTGATGAAATTGATTTTTCGATGGCGGCAATCATCGATTCCGCCTCAACCCGAGATTCAATGAGCAGGCGCTCTTCGACATCAGTCTTTGCATTCATGAAGCCGGCAAGCAACATTTCTTCAACTTCCTCATCGGTAAGCCCGTAAGTGGGTTTCACTTCGATGCTTTGCGTTTGATTGGTTCGTTCATCCTTTGCCGTGACTGTTAAAATACCGTTGGCATCGAGCCCAAACATAACAAGGATTCGGGGCATGCCGGCTGGTAATGGAGGAATCGGTTTTAAGGTAAATCTGGCAAGGCTGCGATTATCCTTTACAAGCTCTCGCTCTCCTTGAAGCACATGAACATCAATGCCGGTTT
Protein-coding regions in this window:
- a CDS encoding response regulator codes for the protein MIFEDTFSLSNIGAKVLIVDDDVNSLRIVSEILKRHRCDVVTAVSIELAELEIEKSTFPIVICDWNLPHKSGIDFCKTLRANPNFLATYFIMITGQEGIASRTHAFNAGVDDYLEKPINMNELALRVWVGSRIYRLKEKQQEYERLKILTQTAVTFAHEINNPLSVISGYLELLANRLDIESIEGAELQKALRMIQNSRTQVGRIKDVVNRLVELKSIKTKEYSEDQKIIDLLQENS